The Anguilla anguilla isolate fAngAng1 chromosome 2, fAngAng1.pri, whole genome shotgun sequence genome contains the following window.
GAGAGGAACGGGAGCCGACAGCCGCTTCGGCCATCAGAACGGGGGCGCGGCTAAACAGTTTCCCTGGTGACCGCTGCCGCtgaacaatttttaatttttaaattctatttttgtCGCAGTTAAATTATTAGATTATGATTAATTAACTAAGACGGACACGACAAACGGGAAGGAGGGCGATTTTTGCCATGGATTACTcgcatgttatttttaaaagctagGAACAAATCGCATTGGCTAAAATTATTTCTAACAACAAGATTTCCAGCAGACGTTTTTCTCtacttttccccccttttttatttagctTAGTGAATGTTTGTGGAAAACCTTTAACCCAGAACACTAATAACTGACCCTGGCTCTGGGCTCAGCTGCGTTAGGATCAGCTGAGAGCCGCCGTTCCGTCGAGCTCAACGCCTGAGGcacacagaggtgtgtgtgtgagggtgtgtgcgggGTGCGTGGGAGCACCGTACCTGGGCCCCGCAGAGAAAGGAATGAACGCAAGGGACGGCCGATTGGCTGAATTGTCCGGGTCGAAGCGCGAGGGGTCGTAAACCttcagagaggagagacagagagataaaaagagggggagatcagagagagagacgtgtgtGTCACCTTTCAGTACCTGCAGCCAGATTGCAGTGCTGTCACaggagtgcagtgtgtgtgtacagaaccACTCACTTCTGGGTTGGGCCAGAGCTCTGGATTGTGGTGGGTCCCGTAGATGCTCACCAGGCAGATGTTTCCTGGGGagtgaagcagttttttttgaAGCAGTTTCTTTCCAAACGTTTTCAAAATGTCACCATGAATTTTTAAACAGAGCCTTcaacaccacccctcccccccccccactttacaGATCTGATAAATGGTACAATCCACCCCCTCATTATGACCTTAGCAGGTACTCTCTGAAGTGACTAGCAGttggcatttttatatattaccAATTGGGATAGGTGTACAGTTACTCAAAGCGATTCAGTTTTGGTGctttgctcaaaggtacaacagtGTGCCTCACCTGTGAATGGAACCTAAACCCACCCACCTTTTGGTATGACCCGCCCCTCGGGCACGGTCATGTCCTGGTTAAAGCGTCGGGTGACAGTGGTGACCGGGGGGTGGAGCCTCAGGCTCTCCTTGATGCACATGGTGGTGAAGGGCAAGTTGGTCAGATCATccctgcagccacacccacacacacatccttccTCAGTTagtgctgtcaatcaccaccAAGGCCACACCCATTCACCTTGCCTCAGCCATTACTGTCAATCACCACCAAtgaggccacacccacaaatCTTTCCTGACTCATTATTGTCAATCACCACCAACAAGGCCACTCCCACAGACCATGCCTCAGTCATTACTGTCAATCACCACCATAGCCACTCCCACAGTGCCTCAGCCATTAGTGTCAATGAGCACCACAGTTGCCTAAGTCATTACTGTCAATCGCCAAGACTAAGGTAGGGAATGAGTCATGCAGGttatgaggaagaggagaggaagactTTTCCCTGACCACTCGATCTCCTCCGTGTCCCGGCCGTCCAGCAGGGTGTTGATCTCGGCGCGGCACTGGTCCTGGTACTGCGGGTGTGCGGCCAGGTTATACAGCACCCAGGAGATGCCACTCGCAGTGGTGTCATGACCTgggacagaagggggggggggggggagggagatagagagagacaggattAGGGGATATGAACGGACAacaggcagggagagaaggTAGAAGAAAAATAGAGtaagaagaaaagaacagaatgcagaaagggtaagaaaaataaaggaataagttgtgacacacacacagacacacactaaaacaaacacacacacacacacacacacaaagcatcaCCTTCAAACATGAATGTGTCGGCCTCTGCTTTGATCTCTTCGTCCGTCAGGCCGTTTCCCTCCTCATCCTGAAAAACAGCGCTGGTTCACACGCTCGTTTCACTCAATCCACATTCACAGTGAACGCTACAGGTGTTTCGGTTTCAGCTACGGAATAACAAGACTGCAACCAATTTAAATACTGCTGATTTTGCTTTACAAATGCCAGCCCTCATAACCCATAAAGTTCCGCCATCTCTCCACCTCTTACTCCAGTGTACCCTTACTCAACCTTTTCCCTTCTTCATATTCAGTCATACTCCATTCTTTTCTATCCCTCGTTTTTTCCTGTCGTTCTCTGCCATACATCCTGCTCTCTGGTACAGGATATTTACTTTGTTCACCCCTGTAGTTACAAAGTTTTTCAATTTCTTTCCACGTCTTTCTCATTCCATCTATATCTATTTCTCTTtccacacactatacacacacacgcacgcacacgcacacatgcgcacacacacgcacacatgcgcacacatgtgcacgcacgcacacacacaccttcgaAAGAAGCAGCACGTCGATGAAGTCTGTCAGTTTCCTCCTGCGAGTCCCGGTGTCCGCGGCGTGCTTCTCtggctccccctggtggaccAGCTGTGCGCGGCGCCTCTCGACGATGTCGGCGGTGAACTTGTGCACCACGGCGCAGGAGTGGCGGAAACGCTGGCCCTCCGGAGAGCGCCAGTACAGCCAATCCCAGTGGTGCGCCATGCGGTACTCCCGCTTCACCACCAGAGCGCTCAGCTCGTAGATGGCCGCGATGTACTCGCTGGGGTGGCTGTTTGAGAGCGTGTCCAAGTCAAAGCAAGTTTCATTTTAGAACAGTTAAATAAAAAGGCTCCTGACAATGCAAAACTATTCTGAAAAATggatacaataaatacaatataaacagtCCAGccaatacagaaaaatacaattttaaagtaTTTCTAAAAATAGAATCGTTATGTACATAAACTGTGAAAATTGTGTATATGTGATGAACACAAATTGCGTATGTGCAAAAATGAATAGCAGTAGTTGTACGGTGGAGTAAAAATGCAGTTACTAGGCAGTctggtattgtgtgtgtgtgtgtgtgacagaagaGCTTAACTTCAGTCTGCAGCTGGGATTTATCATGTGaaacaatgttaaaaatgtcaGAGTGGAGACCATTCAGCCTCTGTAGCTGCTCCACTGGAATCCCTGCCGTAGGGTACACTGTCGCCTGGTGGTCAAATAAGGTACTGCTGTTGACTGTTCTCAGTGGGAGCTGCTCAGGCAGTCAGACAGTGAAGATCTATTCTCTATGGCTGCACAGTCAGAGCCAGAAACACCAAAATCAATTGACAGTGTGATTTCAGTAATCAAAAGAAGAGGCTGGAGCAAATTTGGGGGTTCAGGACTCGTGTTTGCACTGTCTTTTGTCTTGCtgctctgtaaagcgtctttgtcacagttctctgtaaaaaccaaataaaactgaattgaaattgaatggaaaaaaaactattactgTGCTCTCAGCTAGTAAGGGGAAAAATTTGGCAGCCCTACAAACAACACAGTGATCACAGAATTTGGGCTACGGTCTGTAGGGTGAAGCATACTATGACAAACGATTGGTAAAATGCGCTACATAAATATGATTAGATTTTTGATTTGATAAGCATAGTCAGAAataacatacaaacaaaatcaacaaaGGAAGTTATCAGTGGGCATGAAACTTATTTCAACTGCAGAAAACGACGTGCAGCGTGGGTCTTGTGCGTTGTTCCCTGAGTCTCAGTGTACGGGGGGAACGGGTGCGGGCAGAAGGAAGCTCACTCCTGGCACTTGCTGTCGTAGCTGAAGGTGCACTTCAGCAGGCTGTCCAGGGTCATCAGACTGACCTGCTCGAACATGTCCAGGCAGGGCTGCCCGTCGGCCACCAGGCGGCGCCATTTGTCCTGCGGCGGGGGCAAGGCGCAGGTGTGCTGTTATGCAGGAGCATTTACACGTACCGTCCTGACGAGTCGCAGGTATTCATCTCAGGAGCCGTATATTGTACTACgctgaaacctacactgccAGGGACATTCACTAAATATGAaatcaataatatttttagaaaatattttcgcTGCAGGTCTCAAGACAGTATAGGCCAGACTTGGGcgaaatacatatttgttttggattctattgatctattgatcttgcctggtgtaactgagcctgccaatatgaccaaaagGCAGGACTAAatactttttgagagtatttcattggttccaatacaccagaaaAGATCAGTAAGGCgttgaaaagtatttgaatccaaaccAAATATGTATTTCACCCAGGTCTGGTCTATACTGTCTTGAGACCTGCAGTGACCTGTTCCTTCAGCTAAGCAGAACAAAAGAGAGTGCAAGATGGCACAGTCTTCCGGAATATTCCATGACGCCAAAcaaatttcttttttcccccaacctTTACATACACTCTATTGAAACTTGCTCCTGATCACTGATTGGCCTCTGGTGATTATGTAACGAATGTAAACCTCGTTAGGGCCTCCCACTAGGAGCTGCTGTGGAGACGCGTGCTCGCCACCCTCCAAAAATCACAACTATCTTCCCATTTTGGAAGCGCTAATGCGAACGTATCTTTAGCTTtagtttcaaaatatttttggtgcatatatatgatgtgtgtgtatgtctgtgcatgaatgtgtacgagagacagagagaaagacggagagtgagagaaagattgACAGAGGGGTTATTACAGGACAGAGAACAGATGATCTATATTCTGCACAGGAAGTAAACAGTTTTTGTCTGCAGTTCTTTCCCTGCTTCCTCTGCAACATCTCTTGGGAGTTTATGGCACTGATTCCGCCTACAATACTACAACCGGATTTAATAcaagtttttttcccttcattttatTATACAAGTACTGCTTGAGAAAAGCTTCACGTGACAGAACGGTGACTTGCCAAATACTGGCCCTGTTCCTGCTCTCAcattcacagcacacagaatcCACTGCAGGAGGCACTGGGCTCCGATCAGACACATTCATAGCATTCTACTCCAGCTGTTTCCTCAGCTGCAGAAATCTGAGAATATTTTTCTGCATCTCAACTGGAACCAAGACCCTAAGAGCATCAAGTCCACAGAGTGACAGACTGTGACGGACTGACTCACTGCTCTAACCGTTACACTTGCATTCGGCATGCCTATGGAACCCCATTTTGACTAAATTAAATGAGGAAATATgcctttttgaaataaataatcacatgAATGACtgcagtacatatatatatatatatatatatatatatgcatatatttatataatctcGGGGATTTAATTATTACAGTATCCATGTGAAAGGTGAGatctggggctgctgggaggctCATCcggttaaggcactgtttcagGGGGTCAACAGGCCGTGGGCAACGCTGACTGTGGCCGACAGCCCCGCAGGGCAACGCACGGTTAGCGCTAGGTCGATAGCGGCAATGGGGGCTGATAACAAAAGGATGGGGCATCCCAAacttggaggaaaaaaaagggggtggaGCATTATAAAGGAGAGATCTGCGTTAGTTCAGAGTTCACACTCAGGGGACTTCAGCATGAAGAGAGGGAGCGCGGTGTTTCTGTCGATTAGGAGCAACTGACAGGAGAACAAGAAGCAGTGGCCCCCCTGAGATACTGCAGCACAGAACGGCAGTACCTGAGCGTGTCTGTTTGGTCTCCCTTTATTTTAAGAGTCTGTTTCCACTGCCAGTAAAGCGGTGACAAATGCTCACACGTTAGCAGAATCACACTTCATTTGTCATATCAACAACAGCCGCCAGACTAGGAGTATTACTTTGGTCCTCCATTGTTTACATAGAACACGGGGCAGAAATTAGACTTTAAATGGTTATAGTTAAACACGGGGCACAAATTACACTTAATGTGGCATATCCCCATAAACCGTAATCACTTATGTGACACCTTTACATCAATTCTACATAACAGCGCTGTTTAACACCGATCGGCTATATGAGGGACTTCAAGCAACACAAAATCAATCTGTTAGTTTTACAGGTTATCAGCTTTTACTGTAACTATCTAAAGAACAACAAGAGCTGATTAATAAATGCGGTATTTTAACCACCTTTGAACCCGACTATTCATGTACATGTCTGTGACATATAATGGTCTGAGACGGTTTTATAGACACTTAATAACTCTGAGACCTCTCACTGAACTACTCTCGATGCTGTTGAAATAAAAAGAGAGCACTGCCCCTTGGGAAACTGGGAAAGTTCATAACAAAAAGACGATATCACTTGTTTTTAAGTGTCTTAAAAACACGGTGGAAAAGAAGACATAAAACAGCCAGAGGACTGCAGAACAGCAGGAGCAGGTCAGGGTACAGAGAAGAGCGCTCATTGCTCAGGCACTATGGGAAGAAGGTAAAAAAACGGAAGGAAGTTTTTCTCTCCATAACCAGACATAGGAATGTTGGGAATGACACAacgagtgcaaaaaaaaaaaaacctttagggctgttgttttttattatggCTGCTGCCCTGTTCGGATCTGAACTAAGTGCCCCTGACGCGAAACGACGGGTACTGTCGCAGACCCTGCGCTCGTTTTCGGGAAGCGGAGGCCGTCAGGCCGCGCATTCCTTCCCCAAACGGATTCCAGACGCGCGCGTAACCCGGCTCTCTCTCACGCCGGTGTGACATCACTCAGGCATCCCGGCCCCCGGCCCGCAGCGGGACTCACGTGCATGATGTCGGTGGACTTGTTGAAAATCTCCACGTAGCTCTTGAGAATGTCAAAGTGGAAGGCGGGGGTGAGGAGGCGTCTGTGCCGGGACCAGTGCTCCCCGTTGCTCAAGAGAAGACCCGggcctgcaacacacacacaaacacctcagttccataacacacacacaaacacctcagttccataacacaaacacaaacacctccgttccataacacacacacttacgccccagttccataacacacacacttacacctcAGTtccataacacaaacacaaacacctccgttccataacacacacacttacgccccagttccataacacacacacttacacctcagttccataacacacacacaaacacctcagttccataacacaaacacaagcacctCCGttccataacacacacacttacacctcagttccataacacacacacttacgcctCAGTTCCATAACACAAACACCTCAGttccataacacacacacttacacctcagttccataacacacacacttacacctcAGTtccataacacaaacacaaacacctcagTTCCataactcaaacacaaacacctcagTTCCataactcaaacacaaacacctccaTTCCATAACACAAACACTTACACCTCAGTTCCATAACACAAACACCTCAGTTCCATAACACAAACACTTACACCTCAGTtccataacacaaacacaaacacctcagttccataacacaaacacaaacacaaacacctcagttccataacacaaacacctcagttccataacacaaacacaaacacctccGTTCCATAACACAAACACCTCAGTtccataacacaaacacaagcacctCAGTTCCATAACACAAACACCTCAGTtccataacacaaacacaaacacctcagttccataacacaaacacaaacacctcagttccataacacacacacttgcacctTAGTtccataacacaaacacaagcacctCAGTtccataacacaaacacaccttgGTTCCATAACATAAACACCTTAGttccataacacacacacttacacctcAGTtccataacacaaacacaagcacctCAGTtccataacacaaacacaccttgGTTCCATAACATAAACACCTTAGttccataacacacacacttacacctcAGTtccataacacaaacacaaacacctcagttccataacacaaacacctcagttccataacacaaacacaaacacctccGTTCCATAACACAAACACCTCAGttccataacacacacacttacacctcagttccataacacacacacttacacctcAGTtccataacacaaacacaaacacctccgttccataacacaaacacaagcacctCAGTTCCATAACACAAACACTCCTTGGTTCCATAACATaaaatcaaacacacaaaccttaGTTccataacacagacacacaaacctCAGTtctgtaacacaaacacacaaacctcagttctgtaacacaaacacacacacctcagttccacaacacaaacacaaacacacacactgagttcattaacacaaacacaaacacttcagTTCCATAActgaagtggggggggtggggggatcgGATTTACCCAGCCACGGACGCAGAAACCCATAAAACAGCTCGTCCTTGAAGGTGATGGAGGCTGCAGAcccaaagagagagacagagagagagagagaattcagaACTGCATGCAGGGAAGCTGCCTAATGAAGCAGTGCtgtaaacaaacacagctgATGTGAGAGTCGGTTTGGGGGGGTTAGGTACCGGAGGCCGTCAGGATGGGCTTGGTGAAATCGGGGTGGAAAAGTCGCACCAGGGTGTAGAAGGGCCCCAGAAACCAGGCGCAGGAGTGACGGTACGTCCTCACCAGCTGGTCCACAGACTGAAGCCCCTCCTCCGAGTTCTGGATCTGAGGGAACAGGAGGAGGGTCACACAACCTGCACAGGAGCACAAGGCTGCACACCAGAATCCCCGCAAGGATTTGCTAATTAATTGAGTTATTTAATAGTTCTATGGCCTTTTCTGACTGTAAGAATAGAAATAGGTTGTTTCCCGATTTCAGAAACCTCTATTGATCCTGATGTTGGTGAGCCTCTTTATAGTGGTCCCCTGTCTTTAGAGCCACTGATTATTCCTTCAATATTTCCTGAGTATTGTACACTCGGGACGAGGGTTAAACTTTTTCCCCTGCAAAGAAGTCGGCCAAACAAATAttggcaaaaacaaacactgcattgcacatatttattttaacattatgaTGTTTATGATAATATTACAATGATAGCAACAATgctaaaaaaagtaaataaaattaagtttGCATTATTGTCAGTTGTGGAACAAGGATTAATGAAAGTCCCTTTGTTTATGCTTCATTTTAATCTTCTTTTGTTGCTTGTGTTGTAAAACAAGGCTTTAGGTCCCAAGACTCCTTCCTTGTGAAATCTCACCACTCCCAAATCAAAGTTCACCAAGAGTCATTCTATTATGACGCACTTCCGCGCCACAGTGTCCCTGCTGATGTGATTCTGGGGGGTGCTCGTGGGCAGGTCCAGCTACTACTGGATGCGTCCCAACCCTGATATCAGACATTAGCAAGCAGAATgaccagggttgccagattgacaAATTTGGACAACATGCAACTGTTGGACGGTTAATCGCGAATGAGGTggggatggtgtgtgtggttaagggggggggggggggggtgccatcGGGAGTGATGGCGAAAGCTGCGCATCCGAGACTGCGTAGAGGGACAGAACCTGCGCAACGACAGCGAGGGACATGTTCAGGATGTCACTGAGCATAACAGCACGCCACTGTACtaaaattatgattattttttcacaaaaccaTCAGTGTGGAAAGCGTACAATGTTATTGTACAACATCAGCCTATATTTCTCCTTTTACTCACACTGGTATAAATGGCAGAACAGGAAAGAGCAGTtgcaacacacagacattctGCACATTCTTGCAACTTCCTTCTGTCTGGGCTGAAACTGAGCAGGACTGGTGTCGATTGGGACAACCCACTGGTAACACCATGGCTTTCGCCAAAAGTCGTGTTgatgggccagcagggggtaCTTCTCCCTCTGGACAGACAGGAAAGCCAGTGCAGTGAGGGGAAACACTCTTCCGTAGATGTTGTCATCAAAACGGTATGATAAACTCACAGACCGTAGAGGACAAACTGCAGTCCTGGCTTATTATGACCGCTCGGGAGCCCGTGCCActttaaaagagaaaagaggggtTTCTGGTCAAATTACTAATGGGGCTCTCTGGTTATTTAACTTACTTCCTCTCGAGGCACGGACATTTATAAAAGGATgagtattcacatttatttcagcaatgCCTTCTGCAAATGTCAAAGGGTAATTTAAAAGGTGTGAGATATCTTATTAGCATAGCCACAAATGCCATGGTAAGTCAAACAGCCACTGAACTGCCATTTTAGGACTATTAAAATCAAGCTGGCATCTTTATTAGGTTACtgcaaatatatactttttatattttatttatatatgtagcACTCTAAATTAGTTTAGCTTGAACtctgctgtatttttaattgctgtttGTTATGTGTGAATGCACCGTCAGGATTGCTACTAATTGCTACTAATTTCGTTGTAcactgtgcaatgacaataaaggaaTCTATCTATCCGTCTTATTGCCAAGAGCCACCAAGCTAACATATAGGAGACATCGAGTTAACACACAGGAAACATCGAGCTAAAACACAGAAGACATCGAGCTAACACACAGGAGACACTGAGTTAAAACACAGGAGACATCGGACTAACACACAGGAGACATCGagcaaacacacaggaaacatcGAGCAAACACACAGGAGACATTGGGCTAACAGACAGGAAACATCGAGCTAACACACAGGAGACATCGAGCTAACACACAGGACACATCAAGATAACACACAAGAGACATCGAGCAAACACAGGAGACATCGAGCTAACACACAGGAGACACCGAGCTAACACACAGGACACATCAAGATAACACACAAGAGACATCGAGCAAACACAGGAGACATCGagcaaacacacaggaaacatcGAGCTAACACACAGGACACATCAAGATAACACACAAGAGACATCGAGCAAACACAGGAGACATCGAGCTAACACACAGGAGACACCGAGCTAACACACAGGAGACATCGAGCTAACACACAGGAGACATCGAGCAAACACACAGGAGACATTGGGCTAACAGACAGGAAACATCGAGCTAACACACAGGAGACATCGAGCTTGTGCCATATCAGGCAAGCACTGCCTACTACATATAAGATAATAATGGGCAGGGCAGTACTGTGCTGGGGTATTGCAGGACAAATAACAAGCTTGATATTTCATGTCtatgtttacatatttatggTTTGTGTCTTACTTCTGTGGAACTCACTGTCGGCTATAGGAAAGAACTCCTGCCAAGCAGGAACTAGGATGGGTTTCGCAAGGCAACTCAGCCACTcctgaggattctgggaaaccTGTTTGTTATACCACGCAGAAAGAGTTGTCATGAAAGTGGGTGGGGCTGAACTTGCCACTCGTCTATTTACACAGGAGATAAAGACACTATAATGAGAGATAATAACAAGCTGGCTCCTGATCCTGAGGACAATGTGGAGGGAAATGTGGGGGTAAAATGGTTCCACCAGCTTATGCAACGTCTTCCATTTTGTCCCAGAACTTTCTCAACACTTCCCCTAAGTCAGGGATTGCTGTTACTTCATGTTTGGCCTTTTTCGGTTTTCAACTGCTCCCACAGGTGTTCAGTTGGGTTCAGGTCCGGTCGACTGTGGTGGGAAAGGCATCCTAATAAGCTCACCGTGTTCTCAATAAAGCCTTCTTAAAGAATGAGTGTAATTTGAGtttcataattacattattcCTCGAGGAGTAATGAAAACGACCAGGATGTGGCAGTGTCCTCAGACCGTTGGTCCCCActgcatatataatatatgcGCTGTATGTTAAATTTGCAGGACGGGGGAGATACAAGTCAAAGGGTGTCGCCGACGGCACACGCCATCTTTAGCTGAACGATGGGACGTCCCGTCTAATATGGGACTGTTGGCAACCCCAGAGGAAAATGAGATGCAGACTGAGTCTGAGTGTTCTtgtaggaaaaataaataaaataaaaatgaaacggcTTCACGAAAAAAGCAAGTAATAGATTTTCAATATGCATATTTTGCTGACTGGATAACAGGCTACCAGCCCATTTCAAAGGGAAAGAATTCATAAGCTTCCCAACAGCTCTGTTTCCACTTCTGCTGGAGCCTTTGAGTTCCGCTCTCAGAACTTTTCTGCGGTCGTCCACAGATGACCCTGAAACACCAAAGTGGCTCGAGGCAGTTCCCCGTGGGCTGCGTGATATGTGAAGTGCGATCTGATGATGCTAATGCTGCGGTGGAACGAGAATACCTCagcgactctctctctctctccgtctccctctctctctacccccctctcccccctctctctctccccctctctctctctgtctctctctcactctctctctctctctctctcccctactctctctctctctctctctctacccccctccccccccctctctctctccccctctctctctctgtctctctctcactctctctctctctcgatatGGCGGAGGCGACGACGTTTGCCTAAGCACTGCATGTGCGGAGAAATCGCTGTGCGCTGAGCGCACCGATACAGTTCACTGGTTGAGCCACTGAAGTAGCGAGAAGCGAGGCGATGCGGTGAGCAGCAGGCTGGATGTTTATGAGCGGATCCACCTGCTtctattacattgcattaccggcatttagcagaccctcttatccagagcgacttacacaacttttttcatttttacatagcatccatttacacagctggacatGTACTGAAGGAATTTAAGGCTTAGtgatcaagggtacaatggcagtgtcctaccggggaatcgaacccgcaacctttgggtattctatttatttttaaaaggagaggGGACAGCTCACCCACAATATGCATTTCCTTctctttattcagacaggaggaagagagagagaggcttgcATAAAGAAACCAGCCATTAATCAAAGCGGTTATTCAGTGAGAAATTAATGAATATGAAATTGCCAACGGCGTGAAGCATTTATTTTCGCTCTGTCCTGAGATTAGCTAGCtaagatgtgtgtttgtgcggcTTGCAGAACTGTAAAAAGTACAGTTTGTTGCAGGAAGAGTTCTGCGGCCATGACGTTGTCTAGAGAATCCCACCGCCTGGCATTTACAGCCTGTGCTTAAACCaaagcagaaaaacacaatGTTTGCGATGTTATGGCCGAAGTGAATGCTGACTAATCAGCAGTTGTTTTCTGGTGCAGTGTAGAGCGAGCAAAACAACACGGGTTCATTTCACTTGCTAGAAACCACAAAAGTGTACAGCAATTTTGTCAACCTCGCACGGGCCAAATCATGATGGCACATCACAGATAAGACACACAGTACCAAACCCAACAGCTTGC
Protein-coding sequences here:
- the LOC118220863 gene encoding cytochrome P450 4F3 → MSFKLDGVFGRLLARLPRVSSLLGLLQLSALVLVLAVLYRVTRLLWRHARNAHRLRCFAHPPKRNWLLGHLGMIQNSEEGLQSVDQLVRTYRHSCAWFLGPFYTLVRLFHPDFTKPILTASASITFKDELFYGFLRPWLGPGLLLSNGEHWSRHRRLLTPAFHFDILKSYVEIFNKSTDIMHDKWRRLVADGQPCLDMFEQVSLMTLDSLLKCTFSYDSKCQDHPSEYIAAIYELSALVVKREYRMAHHWDWLYWRSPEGQRFRHSCAVVHKFTADIVERRRAQLVHQGEPEKHAADTGTRRRKLTDFIDVLLLSKDEEGNGLTDEEIKAEADTFMFEGHDTTASGISWVLYNLAAHPQYQDQCRAEINTLLDGRDTEEIEWDDLTNLPFTTMCIKESLRLHPPVTTVTRRFNQDMTVPEGRVIPKGNICLVSIYGTHHNPELWPNPEVYDPSRFDPDNSANRPSLAFIPFSAGPRNCIGQNFAMAEMRVVVALTIRRFRVTPGKAEVRRLNQLILRAEGGLWLQLEPIGAP